The following is a genomic window from Anaerolineales bacterium.
AGAAATTCTTCAAATTTGTAATACATGTTTTTATCGCGTGGGCTAAGATCTGAAGGATTGACCCGATCAGTTAGCCTTTTTAGGATTGTATATAGTTGTCGGAAATCCTCTCTGGCGTCTTGATCTCCCTCTGGGCCACCATAACCGAAATCTGCTAGATAAATCTCAATAGGATTGCCAATCACTCTTTCATCTGGGGATGAAATTAAAATATTACCTTCGTGGATATCACCATGAACTACCCCGACTTTTTTACAGGAATAAAGTACACGTAAAATTGTGATTGCCAACAATTCGATGAAAGCCATATCTATTGGATAACGTGCATCCGATAGATACCTTTTTAAATCCACCCCAGGTATCAAATCCCATGCAATCCAAACGAAGGGATTGTCTTCCTTATCCACTCCACTTCCATAAGTGTGATAAGGGACCACATTTTTTATGCCCTTGAGCTTTACAACTTTATCAATTTCTTTTTGCCATCCCTCTTTCAGCCGCTTGTTCGGAATAACTTTGATTGCTACGATGTCTTCGGCGCGACTCGTATGTTCAGCTTTATAAACCGCACCAATTTTGCCAAATCCAATCTTTTCAGTTAGCATGTAATTGTTATAGACTGTTACGCCAATATAGTTATCCGTGTTCATTGTTCCCGCCTTCGGAAGATGATTATAGTTTCTTCTATGCTACCCTTGTAGCTTCTTCTTATTCTTCGAGATTGAGGTATTTCTTCGGTAAAAAGCGCTGCTAACTGAAACTTAGTATTTTGAGCTGTCGCTAGGTCAACAATCAACTCCGGCAGTTGTTTCTTGTGATTCTTGCTTTCCATATTACCGACTACTAAGATGCAATGGCCACCTTCTCGAACTTGCTCAGACCAATTTTGGAAGCATAGTTGGATAACATTTAAAAATGCATTTTCATCTGGAGAGACTCTCTGGTCTAAAGCTTCCCATTCTGATATTCCAAGCATCCATAAACGCAATCTATTGTCACGAGCATAATCAAGATTTCGCATATATGGAGGGCTAGTTAATATCAAATCCACCTTGTCCTCTAATTTTAAAAGCTCGGCTTTTTCATTGCTAATTGTTCTTGATAGCGTGTAGTCCAGATTCGGGACTCTTCGAAACGCCCTTTCAATTTTCTTTCGAAGTCTGCTCGAAACATCTCTATAGGTGTATAGCTCAGGATAGTCATGAATCGGGAATTTCTTGTTACGCAAATAGGGAACTGCGTGACTGCTTGGAAACGATAAAAATCCTGGTCTTTGATGGTGCAAAATGCCCAAAAGACATGCGAGCAGAAAGTATGATTTTTCGTTGAGTAAAAATTTCCTCCAAACAAGGATTTCTCTTAAAGTTTCATTGTTAAAGAACAGTCTAACCCAACGAGGTACTGTCCTTAGATCAATAGATTCTCCACTTCCGGCAATTATGTTTTGAAGGTTTTCAAACTCTGTTAAAGCATCTGAGAGATTGCGCGGGGGTGATAACTTTGCTCGGGTAAGGCAAACTGCATATGGATTTAAATCGTTAGCAAATACTCTTCTTCCAAGAGCCCAGCCTTCAAAGGCAACTGTCCCGCTTCCAGAAAAAGGATCGCAGATGAAATCACCTGGTTTGGAGAAAGTTGTAATTAGGCTATTTGCCATTTGGGATTTCATTTTTCCCAAATATGGCGAAAGCTGGTGGATAGTTGATTCCTTGCCAACAGTGCTCCCCTTCCAGGATGGCAATAAATAGTCCAATTTTCTATTATGCATAAGATGACCACCCCTTGAGGTGATTATTTATTATATTTGACAAGCTACATACTATCCAATCCCAACCCAGGCTCAATATCTATATCCAATTCATCAGCCTGCCCTTTAATCTCATGGCGGAAGTAGCCCGCCGCGGCGATCATCGCCGCGTTGTCTGTGCAAAGCGGCATGGGGGGGAAGTGCACCGGCCGCGGGCTGTCGCCAAACGCCGCCCTTAGGGCGGCGTTTGCGCTCACCCCGCCGGCCACCAGGATCTCAGCCGCGCCGAACTCCTCGGCGGCGCGCAGGGTCTTGCCCACCAGCACGTCCACCACGGCCTGCTGGAAGCTGGCCGCCAAATCGGCGGCCTGCCCGCCACTCGGCAGGCGCGCCTCGCCGATCTGCAGGTCCTGCCCGATGGTCAGCTCACGCACCACGTGCAGCACATTGGTCTTCAGTCCGCTGAACGAGAAATCCCAGCTGTCCGGCAGCCAGGCCCGCGCCAGCTTGAAGGCCGCCGGGTTGCCGCCCTCTGCCGCCTGCTGGATGGCCGGGCCGCCGGGGTAGCCCAGGCCGATCAGCCGCGCCACCTTGTCGAAGGCTTCGCCGGCGGCGTCGTCCAACGTGCCGCCCAGGCGCTGGTAGTGCAAATGGTCCTTCATCAGCACCAGCTCGGTGTGTCCGCCGGAGACGATCAGGGCGAGCAGCGGGAACTGCGGGCCGGGGTCTTCGGCGGCCGCTTCGCCCAGCTGCACCCAGGCTGAATACAAATGACCTTCCAGGTGGTTAATGCCGTACAGCGGCAGGCCGGAACCCAGCGCCAGGCCCTTGGCCATGTTCAAGCCCACCAACAGCGAGCCGGGCAGGCCGGGGCCGCGCGTCACTGCAATGGCGTCCACATCGCCCAGCTCCAGGTGTGCCTGGGCCAGCGCTTCTTCCACCACAGCGTCGATGACTTTGATGTGCTGGCGCGAGGCCACTTCAGGGAACACGCCGCCGTATTTGGCGTGCATCTGGGCTTGGGAGGCCACCACATTGGAGAGCGCCAGGCGGCCATTCTCCACCACCGCCGCGGCGGTCTCGTCGCAGGAGGTTTCGATGCCCAAGATGCGGGCAGGGCCTAACTTTTTGCGACGCGCCATGCAGAGATTATAGCGGCGCAAAAGCGGCGCATAGCGATTGTCGCTGCCACTATAATTCGTCCATTCTTGCTATTGGAGGGAACTATGTTGGGGAAACTGTTGGGCTTGGCTTCCGAAGTAAGTGCCGAGGAGGTCAAGAATCAATTCGGCCCTATTCTGCTTGACGATGAAGAAGTTCAGATCGGTTTTCGAGTTATTCGAGACATCTTTATTTTCACAGACCGGCGGCTCTTGCTGATCGATAAGCAAGGGCTAACCGGACGCAAAGCAGAGTATCACACCATCCCATACTCATCTATTACGCACTTTTCCACGGAGAGCGCTGGCACCTTTGATATGGATGCGGAGCTAAAGATCTGGATCAAAGGCATGGACAAGCCTATCCAGAAAGAGCTCAAAAAAGGCATCAATATCATCGGCCTGCAAAAGACACTGGCCCATTTTGTGACCAAGAAGTAAGTTTGCCTCAGCCGTTCAAAAAAGCCCGCCGATTTCTCAGGCGGGCTTTTTGTGTCCGCTATTTCAGCGGGATCACCAGATCCAGCGGGTAGGGCGCCAGCACTTCCGGCGCGCCGTCCGGTCGCATGTACACCGCGTTCTCCAGGCGCATGCCCAGGCCGCGCTCTGGGTAATACAGGCCGGGCTCGATCGTCACCACCGCGCCGCGCTTGAGGATGTCCTTGCCGCTGGCGTCACGGCCAAAGGTGGGGCGCTCGTGAATGTCCAGCCCCAGGCCGTGGGCCAGCGAGTGCACATAGCCGTCCTTGGTGGCCGGGTCTTCCGCCACGGTGGGGTGGCCGCGTTCTTTGAAGATCTCGCATACGCGCATCTGGTAGCCGGCGCAGGGTGTATCCGGCTTCAGTTCGCTCATGATCGTTTCGTAGGCGTAATGCACATCCTCATACAGCGCCAGGGCGCCGTCGCTGGCATGGCCCAGGCACCAGGTGCGCGTAAAGTCGGCCCAGTAGCCGCCGCCGGCTTCCACCGGGAAGATGTCGAAGACGATCGGCTCGCCCAGGCGCAGCAGGCTGTCTGGCCGGCCGGTGTTGTGCGGCACGGCCCCCTCCGCCCCGGGGGCGAAGATCGTGCCGTGCGGGTTGTCCAGGCCGCGCTCGGCCAGCCACAGGTTGATCTTGGACTTCACCACGCCCACCGTCACTGGTTGGCCCTCGGCGTCGACCAGCACGCCGTCTTTGGCTTTCTGGCGGCTGAGGAAGTCGGCGGTCTGGCCCACCACCTCGGTGGTCTGCGTCAGGATCGCCCGCAGGCGTTCCACTTCCTGCTGGTCCTTGGTGGCCCGCGCTTCCTGCAGCATCGAGTCCTTGATCTCGCCGACGAACTCGATGCCGGGCATCAGTTCGCCCAGCGCGCTCAGCAGGCCAAAGCTCGCCCCCGCGTCGCGCTGCCCGTAGACCACCACCCGGCCGGCGGTCAGGCCGGCGTCGGTCAGCATGCGCTGGTGCAGGCGCGCCTCGGCCAGGGTGTGGTCGCCGCCGCAATCCTTGAGGATGGCGGGGTAGTTGTATTCGGTGATGTTGCGCGTGGCCAGGCCGCTGGCGGCGGCTTCTTCGCGCTCCATCGCATGGCAGTACAGCACAGGCTCTTGGCCGCGGCGCAGCACCAGCATGCCGCTGGTGACATGCACCACGCCGGTGAAGTAAACCATGGCCGGGTTGTGCAGCGCATCGCCAAAGACCACCAGGGCGTCCAGGTTGCGTTCCTCCATCAGGGCAGGCAGGTCAGATTTCATCGAATACCTTTCGAAGTGGACTAAGGTTCCCAGCGGGCGCGCTCGCGCAGCCGCAGGAACCACTCAATGGCGAAGAAGGCCGCCGCCAGCAGCAAGACCAGGGCCACGTTCAGCACCTGGCCCACGCGCAGCCAGGCCAGCGTGCCGGCGAATACGCCGGCCCACAGCGCCTGGCGCATGATCACTCGTACCGTGGCCGGAGGCTCGCCGGGGAAACGATAGTTAATGAAGGAGACCACCGGCAGGGCGGTGCCGGTGAAGGCCACCACCACCAGGAAGAAGAACAGCCAGCGCGGCCCCAGCGTGGGTTCCGTGGAATTGAGCAGGGTGAACAGGCCGCCCCAGCCCAGCCCCATGAACACCACGGTGCTGGGCAGAAAGGCCAGGGGCGAGGGCGTGCGGGCCGGGATCATACAGGGCTGATTATACGATGCATCAACTATCTACTTGACAGGCTTGCCCGGCCCGTAGTAAGCTGGTGGCACTCTATGAAAGGAGGCGCACAAGGCATGTTGGCAAACCAATTCATCATCCGCACCCGCATTCAGCCCGCAACCGCACTGCCGGGTTCCGCTGGTCTGCCTTCGCGTATTGCGCCTCCTGATCGTCCCTAGAGTACACCCTCACTCACTGAAGTAGACGGCCACGGCGCAAACAGCCCGTGGCCGTTTTGTTTTCACGGCGGCCCGGGCGCAATCCCTCGGGCCGTTTCGGTTCGAGAAACTATCAAGAACTTATGGAGAAGACATGTTAAACAAAACCGAAGACAGCCAGATGGATTTCAGCCTGCGGGCTCCCCAGCTCAGCGACTTGCAAGCTGTGGTCGACCTGCACAACGAGTGTTCGCGCCAGCTGGACGCCAAAGACGAGATCACGTCGGCGGAAATGGCCAATTTCTGGGAAACGCCGGATATCAGCCTGCCGGATGACCTTCGCCTGGCGCAGGCCAGCGACGGCCGCCTGCTGGGTTATGTTGAGGCGCTGACCTATGGCAATCCCGGGGCCAATCCCTACATCCATATTCGCGTCCTGCCGGCTGCGGCCCAGGCCGGAGTGGCCGCCGCCCTGATGGACTGGGCCTTGGCTCGCTGTGAACAGGTGCTGGCGCGTGTCCCGGCGGAGCTGCGCGTCTGCATCAGTCTGCACCAACTCAGCACTGACGAAACCATGCCCGCCGTGCTCGCCGAGCGCGGATTTCAGCTGGTGCGCCACAGCTTTTTTATGGGTGTGGACCTGAACCAGCAGCTCTCCGCGCCGCAATGGCCGCAGAATGTCGAACTGCGCCCCTTCAAGCTCGAGTCGGATGCGGAACCGGTCTACCGCGCTCTGGTGGATGCCTTCAAGGACCATTACGGCTTCCTGGAAGAGCCGTTCGAACAGGGCTTTCCGCGTTGGAAACACGCCATGATCGAGGACGAAGAAGCCTACATCCCGGAGCTGTGGTTCATCGCCTGGGAGGGCGACCAGGTCGCCGGCATCGCTCTCTGCAAAGAGCTGCCAGAAGATGGCAAGAAGATCGGCTGGGTGGAAGACTTAGGCGTGCGCCGCGCCTGGCGCAAGCGCGGCTTGGGCAAGGCGCTGCTATTGCAAAGCTTTCAAGCCTTTCAGCAGCGCGGCCTGTCCTCGGCGGGCTTGTTTGTGGACGCCAGCAATCTGACCGGTGCCCTGCGTTTGTACGAAGGGGCAGGAATGCGTATGCGGCGGCAATACGACCGCTACGAGAAGGAACTCCGTCCTGGAAAGGAGGTGAGGACCACTGAACTAACGGCCTAGAGGGCCAGACCCAAAAAGAAAACGCCTGCTACCGACGCAGGCGTTTTCTTTTTGTGGCGCGCTACAATGCGTATCATGGACATTCAAGCAGTCATCTGGGATTTTGGCGGTGTGCTGGTGCGCACCGCAGACCACACCGAGCGCGAACGCCTGGCGCAAAAATTGGGCATCAGCCGCCAGGAGCTCGAAACCCGTATTTTCGATGGCGACAACCGCCGCCGGGCGCAGTTTGGCGAGGTGGACGGGGATGCCTATTTGCAGGAAGTCGCTGCCGAGTTCGGCGTGCCCGTGGAAGGGCTGACCGCCGCCTTCTTCGGCGCCGACACGCTGGATGAGACCCTGATGGCCTACATCCGCGGCCTGCGCCCGCGCTACAAGACGGGCTTGCTCAGCAACGCCATGAACAATTTGCGCGCGCTGCTGGTTACGCGCTATCCCGTGTATGATGCCTTCGATGAGGTCATTATCTCCGCCGAGGTGGGACTGATGAAGCCGGACATCGCCATCTATTCGCTGGCGGTCGCCCGCCTGAGCGTGCAGTCACAACGCGCCGTGTTTGTGGATGATTTCCTGCCCAATGTCGAAGGCGCCCGCCAAGCCGGCTTGCAGGGCATCCATTTCCAAAGCCGCGAACAGACCCTGGCGGAATTGGCTGCGCTGGGCGTAGCATGACCCGCCTGACCCTGGGCCTGGTGGCGGACACGCACGTGCCCGACCGCCGCCGCAGGCTGCACCCGGCTCTGCTGCCCGCTTTGCGAGCGGCCGGCGTCAGCCAGATCCTGCATGCCGGCGACATCTCCCGGCCGCGCGTGCTGGCGGAATTGGCCCAGGTGGCGCCGGTGCTGGCCGTGCGCGGCAACCGCGACTGGTTCCGTTCCGATGATCTGCCGCTGACCCGCTGCCTGACCGCGGGCGGGGTGCGCGTGGGGCTCACCCACGGCCACGGCGGCTGGCGCGCCTACCTGGCGGACCGGCTGCGCTATCTGGTGATGGGGCCGCAGTCCTTCGAATTTTTTGCGGAACGAGCGGTGGCCATGCTGCCCGATGCGCAGGTGGTGGTCTTCGGCCACAGCCACGAGCCGATGATCACTCAGCTGGGGAATTGCCTGGTGATCAACCCGGGTTCGGCATGCTGTCAGGCCCTCCCGGGGCGGGGGCCGACTTTCGCTCTTCTGCACATCGAAGGAAAGAAATTCGAGGCTGAGATTGTCTCTATGGATATACAGCCTGCCAAACAGTGATATTTGCCCCTCTGGCCTCGTTAGCAGGTGTGTCAAACTATGTATATCCAATCATCTGCCCGCAAGCGTAGCGGGTGGGAAGGAGCACACAATGCCTGCAAAAGCTGTCCTTAAAGGGGACTCCCTGACTGAAGAAAAACAGGTGCTGATTGAGCGCCTCAACGAAGACCTGGCGGGTGAGCTTGGCGCCATCATCCAGTACGTGACCTACGCCGCCAAGGTCACCGGGCCTTACCGCCCGCAATTGGTCGAATTCTTCCTGGGTGAAGTGCCGGACGAACAGCGCCATGCCCAGTTCCTGGCCAACAAGATCGTCGCCTTGGGCGGCGAACCCACTACCGAGGCACGCCCGGTGGTGCCGGCGTACAGCAACCACGAAATGCTGGCCGCCGTACTTGAGGCAGAGCAGCGCGCCGTGCGTGATTACACCCAGCGCGCCCTGGACGCCGACGAGTTCGGCGACAAAGGCCTGGTGGTGGAACTCGAGAACATCATTAGCGACGAAACCACCCACGCCGAAGAGACCGAGCGCATCTTGCGCGATTGGCCTCTCTAAAATTTCGGTCTACCCGCAGCTTGCGTAAGCAAGCTGCACAATCTCCTCCTCCAAGAGCCGCCGTAGGACACTACGGCGGCTCGCATTTAAGGCCGCCGTGGTTTGCGACTATAATTCGGCCACCCACCTCCGGAGGAGATCCACATGGCTGGCAAACGCGTCAAACTCATCATCAATCCCAATGCAGACATGGGCGCCGCTTGGCGGCACGCCAGCGCACTGCGCCCATTGGCAGACCAATACGGCGGCGCTGACTGGGCCGGCACGGTCTACCCCGGGCACGCCATGGAGTTGGCGCGCCAGGCCGGCGAAGACGGCTACGAACTGGTCGTCGCCATTGGCGGGGACGGCACCGTACACGAAGTCATCAACGGCCTGATGCAGGTACCCAAAGCCAAGCGCCCCAAGTTCGGCGTGGTGCCACTGGGCTCCGGCAATGACTTTGCCCACGCCATTGGCGTAGACCCGCGCCCCGAAGTGGCGCTGACCCAGATCTTCACCGAAGGCAGCCGCCGGATCGATCTGGGCGTGATCGAAGACGAGCACGGCCGTGTCGAGTATTGGAACAACACCATCAATATCGGCTTCGGCGGCTCGGTCAATATTTATTCGCACAACCTGCCCGTGGTGCGCGGCTTCCTCATGTATTTTGTCGCCGTGCTGATGACCATCATCCGCAACTACAACATTCTGGAAATGGACATCACC
Proteins encoded in this region:
- a CDS encoding DNA adenine methylase, which encodes MDYLLPSWKGSTVGKESTIHQLSPYLGKMKSQMANSLITTFSKPGDFICDPFSGSGTVAFEGWALGRRVFANDLNPYAVCLTRAKLSPPRNLSDALTEFENLQNIIAGSGESIDLRTVPRWVRLFFNNETLREILVWRKFLLNEKSYFLLACLLGILHHQRPGFLSFPSSHAVPYLRNKKFPIHDYPELYTYRDVSSRLRKKIERAFRRVPNLDYTLSRTISNEKAELLKLEDKVDLILTSPPYMRNLDYARDNRLRLWMLGISEWEALDQRVSPDENAFLNVIQLCFQNWSEQVREGGHCILVVGNMESKNHKKQLPELIVDLATAQNTKFQLAALFTEEIPQSRRIRRSYKGSIEETIIIFRRREQ
- the tsaD gene encoding tRNA (adenosine(37)-N6)-threonylcarbamoyltransferase complex transferase subunit TsaD, encoding MARRKKLGPARILGIETSCDETAAAVVENGRLALSNVVASQAQMHAKYGGVFPEVASRQHIKVIDAVVEEALAQAHLELGDVDAIAVTRGPGLPGSLLVGLNMAKGLALGSGLPLYGINHLEGHLYSAWVQLGEAAAEDPGPQFPLLALIVSGGHTELVLMKDHLHYQRLGGTLDDAAGEAFDKVARLIGLGYPGGPAIQQAAEGGNPAAFKLARAWLPDSWDFSFSGLKTNVLHVVRELTIGQDLQIGEARLPSGGQAADLAASFQQAVVDVLVGKTLRAAEEFGAAEILVAGGVSANAALRAAFGDSPRPVHFPPMPLCTDNAAMIAAAGYFRHEIKGQADELDIDIEPGLGLDSM
- a CDS encoding PH domain-containing protein encodes the protein MLGKLLGLASEVSAEEVKNQFGPILLDDEEVQIGFRVIRDIFIFTDRRLLLIDKQGLTGRKAEYHTIPYSSITHFSTESAGTFDMDAELKIWIKGMDKPIQKELKKGINIIGLQKTLAHFVTKK
- a CDS encoding aminopeptidase P family protein; protein product: MKSDLPALMEERNLDALVVFGDALHNPAMVYFTGVVHVTSGMLVLRRGQEPVLYCHAMEREEAAASGLATRNITEYNYPAILKDCGGDHTLAEARLHQRMLTDAGLTAGRVVVYGQRDAGASFGLLSALGELMPGIEFVGEIKDSMLQEARATKDQQEVERLRAILTQTTEVVGQTADFLSRQKAKDGVLVDAEGQPVTVGVVKSKINLWLAERGLDNPHGTIFAPGAEGAVPHNTGRPDSLLRLGEPIVFDIFPVEAGGGYWADFTRTWCLGHASDGALALYEDVHYAYETIMSELKPDTPCAGYQMRVCEIFKERGHPTVAEDPATKDGYVHSLAHGLGLDIHERPTFGRDASGKDILKRGAVVTIEPGLYYPERGLGMRLENAVYMRPDGAPEVLAPYPLDLVIPLK
- a CDS encoding GNAT family N-acetyltransferase; amino-acid sequence: MLNKTEDSQMDFSLRAPQLSDLQAVVDLHNECSRQLDAKDEITSAEMANFWETPDISLPDDLRLAQASDGRLLGYVEALTYGNPGANPYIHIRVLPAAAQAGVAAALMDWALARCEQVLARVPAELRVCISLHQLSTDETMPAVLAERGFQLVRHSFFMGVDLNQQLSAPQWPQNVELRPFKLESDAEPVYRALVDAFKDHYGFLEEPFEQGFPRWKHAMIEDEEAYIPELWFIAWEGDQVAGIALCKELPEDGKKIGWVEDLGVRRAWRKRGLGKALLLQSFQAFQQRGLSSAGLFVDASNLTGALRLYEGAGMRMRRQYDRYEKELRPGKEVRTTELTA
- a CDS encoding HAD family phosphatase → MDIQAVIWDFGGVLVRTADHTERERLAQKLGISRQELETRIFDGDNRRRAQFGEVDGDAYLQEVAAEFGVPVEGLTAAFFGADTLDETLMAYIRGLRPRYKTGLLSNAMNNLRALLVTRYPVYDAFDEVIISAEVGLMKPDIAIYSLAVARLSVQSQRAVFVDDFLPNVEGARQAGLQGIHFQSREQTLAELAALGVA
- a CDS encoding metallophosphoesterase family protein; amino-acid sequence: MTRLTLGLVADTHVPDRRRRLHPALLPALRAAGVSQILHAGDISRPRVLAELAQVAPVLAVRGNRDWFRSDDLPLTRCLTAGGVRVGLTHGHGGWRAYLADRLRYLVMGPQSFEFFAERAVAMLPDAQVVVFGHSHEPMITQLGNCLVINPGSACCQALPGRGPTFALLHIEGKKFEAEIVSMDIQPAKQ
- a CDS encoding ferritin-like domain-containing protein: MPAKAVLKGDSLTEEKQVLIERLNEDLAGELGAIIQYVTYAAKVTGPYRPQLVEFFLGEVPDEQRHAQFLANKIVALGGEPTTEARPVVPAYSNHEMLAAVLEAEQRAVRDYTQRALDADEFGDKGLVVELENIISDETTHAEETERILRDWPL
- a CDS encoding diacylglycerol kinase family lipid kinase; this encodes MAGKRVKLIINPNADMGAAWRHASALRPLADQYGGADWAGTVYPGHAMELARQAGEDGYELVVAIGGDGTVHEVINGLMQVPKAKRPKFGVVPLGSGNDFAHAIGVDPRPEVALTQIFTEGSRRIDLGVIEDEHGRVEYWNNTINIGFGGSVNIYSHNLPVVRGFLMYFVAVLMTIIRNYNILEMDITTDKEKWSEGMIMLAVCNGHREGGGFITAPEAKMDDGLLNYTAAGAVSRLFMFRMIPEFMRGTQGKFSQVKMGTLKEMKIQCKQPMSLHTDGEIWAGFGSNVRQLKIRILPAELEIVAPQP